A window of Citrus sinensis cultivar Valencia sweet orange chromosome 7, DVS_A1.0, whole genome shotgun sequence contains these coding sequences:
- the LOC102622532 gene encoding uncharacterized protein LOC102622532: MGSESKSSGTNGGAGGGFRAKMEHHLYSGDKKHVFAGIVIISAIFGVPWYLMNRGSKHQSHQDYLERADKARSERLSSSSSSAK; the protein is encoded by the exons ATGGGAAGCGAGTCAAAAAGTAGCGGCACAAACGGAGGAGCTGGTGGTGGGTTTAGGGCAAAAATGGAACATCACCTTTACAGTGGAGACAAGAAGCATGTGTTCGCCGGTATCGTTATTATCTCCGCCATTTTTGGGGTCCCTTGGTACCTCATGAATCGAG GATCAAAGCATCAGTCACACCAAGATTACTTGGAAAGGGCTGATAAGGCACGGAGTGAACGTCTCTCATCATCATCGTCTTCTGcaaaatga